One window from the genome of Danaus plexippus chromosome 24, MEX_DaPlex, whole genome shotgun sequence encodes:
- the LOC116775897 gene encoding facilitated trehalose transporter Tret1-like, translated as MGKSESWITPFKKQCFVTLGVCLNMAAHGLVMGFAAILLPQLRLPGSLIPIDDSSGSWIAAILGFALVVGNFIVPTIMAKFGRRTANLASLVPMIIGWFLIIIANNITILLVARFLQGLAMGMSASLGPVLIGEYTSPKNRGAFLTVISLTIATGVLFVHSLGSYFSWQKTALIIAILVFIDLLIVIYSPESPSWLADQGKYDECRKVFKWLRGDEENDELEKMIDSSKIVREAKELSNVSQSFSKTVRSNLAYVNVTIRKKEFYKPIIIMIHIYTLGQWAGANILAAYTMDIFSHVIGDGTNISLMVITLDTQRIISNSIAVYVIKKVKRRTMLLATVSINLFAFLATACYTYFKSQNMLPFDHPAIGIALIHIHMLSIATGTVPLPFIIAGELFPLEYRSLAGGLSVLFLSSNLFITVKTVPVLFKTVGIHGAYVLYAGVVGYCLVVAMLLLPETKDRTLQEIEEDFRGKPLSPEELKSTQSLTSMRYLNTDRRCSSPVV; from the exons ATGGGAAAGTCGGAATCATGGATTACACCTTTCAAGAAACAg tgtttCGTCACTCTTGGAGTATGTCTAAACATGGCGGCCCATGGTTTGGTCATGGGATTTGCAGCCATCCTTCTACCACAACTGCGGTTGCCGGGGTCACTTATACCAATCGACGACTCCTCAGGATCTTGGATAG CTGCAATCCTGGGATTCGCTTTGGTAGTTGGTAACTTCATAGTGCCAACAATAATGGCTAAGTTTGGGCGGCGTACTGCAAACTTGGCAAGTTTGGTGCCAATGATAATAGGCTGGTTCCTTATCATAATAGCAAATAACATCACTATTCTTCTCGTCGCAAGATTCCTTCAAGGCCTCGCGATGGGTATGAGCGCTTCCCTGGGGCCTGTTCTAATAGGGGAGTATACGAGTCCAAAGAACCGTGGAGCGTTCTTAACAGTTATATCCTTGACTATAGCGACTGGAGTTCTTTTTGTCCACTCCCTTGGATCGTACTTTTCGTGGCAAAAGACAGCTTTGATCATAGCAATTTTAGTGTTCATTGATTTATTGATAGTCATATATTCGCCTGAATCACCGAGCTGGTTAGCCGATCAAGGGAAGTATGATGAATGCAGAAAAGTTTTTAAGTGGCTTCGAGGTGACGAGGAGAATGATGAATTAGAAAAGATGATTGATTCAAGCAAAATTGTGAGAGAAGCCAAGGAACTTTCGAATGTCTCGCAATCCTTTTCAAAAACTGTAAGAAGTAATTTAGCGTACGTAAACGTCACAATTAGGAAGAAAGAATTTTACAAACCCATAATCATAATGattcatatatataccttAGGACAATGGGCCGGAGCTAATATTCTAGCGGCCTATACGATGGACATCTTTTCTCATGTCATAGGCGATGGCACTAACATTTCTCTGATGGTAATCACGTTGGACACACAAAGAATTATTTCTAACTCCATTGCTGTTTACGTAATTAAGAAAGTCAAACGACGAACTATGCTATTGGCTACAGTTAGTATAAATCTGTTCGCTTTCTTGGCGACGGCTTGCTACACATACTTTAAGAGTCAGAATATGTTACCTTTCGACCACCCGGCCATTGGAATAGCTCTGATACACATCCACATGTTATCGATTGCAACAGGAACAGTGCCATTGCCGTTCATCATTGCCGGAGAGCTCTTTCCGCTAGAGTATCGAAGTCTCGCTGGAGGATTGAGTGTCTTATTCCTTTCTTCAAACTTGTTCATAACGGTCAAAACGGTgccagttttatttaaaaccgtCGGCATCCACGGTGCTTATGTTTTATACGCGGGTGTTGTGGGCTACTGCCTCGTCGTTGCAATGCTATTACTTCCTGAAACCAAAGATAGGACATTGCAAGAAATCGAAGAAGATTTTAGAGGAAAACCCTTATCCCCAGAGGAATTAAAGTCAACGCAGTCGTTGACGTCAATGAGGTATCTTAATACAGATAGACGGTGTAGTAGTCCTGTAGTATAA
- the LOC116776035 gene encoding facilitated trehalose transporter Tret1-like, which yields MGVLLNMFGQGMVLSYPSVILPALLSPNSIIKTEFHEASLVASCIGFAGIPGFLSSSFLMEMYGRKKAHVAVLIPGIVGWLIIYFATSISVLLCGRCLCGFAVGATISLGAIVIGEYTSPKNRGIFLNLKTAAVCLGNMAVHILAHFLNWNTIALIAVIPLMLALVIILTWPESPSWLASKRRFDESQMSFYWLRGNGKRAILEMEDLLRTQKEKLSQYPEHVDNSNMIMDFIGKFKDRSFVKPLIIVCFAGLLLESCGRHIFPAFAMQIIGEITSDKSQSFYYTLGMDTIITASALFSSYLVKIMKRRTLLLGSGFIALFVLFCVCFYMLLSAKGIVSNERTWIPILLFTVYFIVSNLGCTPIPLALLGEIFPLAHRGAGSCVSGFILCIYLMMAMQASSYLLVTVQVYGTFAVFGLLMGISLIALYVILPETKDRTLQQIEHYFQTGKFRHDNLGIDEVNMKMLSS from the exons ATGGGGGTCTTGCTGAATATGTTTGGCCAAGGCATGGTGCTGAGTTATCCTTCTGTCATATTGCCAGCTCTTTTGTCTCCCAACTCCATCATTAAGACTGAATTTCACGAGGCTTCATTGGTTG CATCATGTATTGGCTTTGCGGGGATACCTGGATTTCTGTCGTCTTCTTTCCTTATGGAAATGTATGGAAGAAAAAAAGCTCATGTGGCTGTGTTGATACCGGGGATAGTCGGTTGGCTGATAATTTACTTTGCTACAAGTATATCGGTTCTGTTGTGCGGGAGATGTTTATGTGGATTTGCTGTGGGAGCAACAATAAGTCTCGGAGCTATTGTGATAGGAGAATATACGAGTCCCAAGAATAGGggaatatttcttaatttgaaGACTGCAGCTGTGTGTTTGGGCAATATGGCTGTCCATATTCTTGCTCACTTTCTTAACTGGAACACAATAGCACTCATAGCTGTTATTCCCCTTATGTTAGCACTGGTTATAATCCTAACATGGCCTGAAAGCCCATCTTGGCTAGCATCCAAGCGGCGGTTTGACGAAAGTCAAATGTCATTCTATTGGTTGAGAGGAAACGGTAAGAGAGCTATCCTAGAAATGGAAGACTTACTTAGaacacaaaaagaaaaattgtcGCAATATCCTGAACATGTGGATAACTCTAACATGATTATGGACTTTATAGGGAAATTTAAAGACAGAAGTTTTGTCAAACCACTCATCATAGTATGTTTCGCCGGACTTTTACTGGAATCCTGCGGAAGACACATTTTTCCAGCATTCGCTATGCAAATAATTGGAGAAATTACCTCAGATAAATCTCAATCTTTCTACTATACTCTGGGTATGGATACAATCATCACAGCAAGTGCTTTATTTTCATCATACCTCGTGAAAATCATGAAAAGAAGAACACTTCTTTTGGGCAGTGGTTTCATAGcactatttgttttgttttgtgtgtgtttttatatGCTACTGTCAGCCAAAGGTATTGTTTCGAATGAAAGGACTTGGATTCCTATTTTACTATTCACTGTGTATTTCATTGTTTCCAATTTAGGATGTACACCCATTCCGTTGGCATTATTGGGTGAAATTTTTCCTCTTGCTCATAGAGGGGCTGGTTCTTGCGTCTCCGGTTTTATTTTGTGCATTTATCTTATGATGGCCATGCAAGCCTCTTCATATTTGTTGGTTACTGTGCAAGTATACGGCACTTTTGCAGTTTTTGGTTTATTAATGGGAATATCGCTGATTGCTCTATATGTGATACTTCCTGAGACCAAGGACAGAACGTTGCAACAGATCGAACATTACTTCCAAACCGGAAAATTCAGACATGATAACCTTGGGATAGATGAAGTCAATATGAAAATGCTTTCATCATAG
- the LOC116776034 gene encoding facilitated trehalose transporter Tret1-like — protein MVSPCLKQTWTVMGVLLNMFGQGMVLSYPSVILPALLSPHSIIKAEFHEASWVASCIGFAGIPGFLSSSFLMEMYGRKKAHVAVLIPGIVGWLIIYFATSISVLLCGRCLCGFAAAATVSLGAIIIGEYTSPKNRGMFLNLKTVAVCLGNMAVHILDHFFNWKTIALIAVIPHILALVIILTWPESPFWLASKRRFEESQKSFYWLRGNNKRAILEMEDLLRTQKEKLSQYPEHVDNSNMIMDFIRKFKDRSFVKPLIIVCFAGLLLESCGRHIFPAFAMQIIGEITSDKSQSFYYTLGMDTIITASALFSSYLVKIMKRRTLLLGSGFIALFVLFCVCLYMLLSAKGIVSNERTWIPILLFTAYFILSNLGCTPIPLALLGEIFPLAHRGAGSCVSGFILCIYLMMAMQASSYLLVTVQVYGTFAVFGLLMGISLIALYVILPETKDRTLQQIEHYFQTGKFRHDNLGIDEVNMKMLSS, from the exons ATGGTATCGCCGTGTTTGAAACAG ACATGGACAGTCATGGGGGTCTTGCTGAATATGTTTGGCCAAGGCATGGTGCTGAGTTATCCTTCTGTCATATTGCCAGCTCTTTTGTCTCCCCACTCCATCATTAAAGCGGAATTTCACGAGGCTTCATGGGTTG catcaTGTATTGGCTTTGCGGGGATACCTGGATTTTTGTCGTCTTCTTTTCTTATGGAAATGTATGGAAGAAAAAAAGCTCATGTGGCAGTGTTGATACCGGGGATAGTCGGTTGGCTGATAATTTACTTTGCTACAAGTATATCGGTTCTGTTGTGCGGGAGATGTTTATGTGGATTCGCTGCAGCAGCTACAGTATCTCTCGGAGCCATAATAATAGGAGAATATACCAGTCCCAAGAATAGGGGAATGTTTCTTAACTTGAAGACTGTAGCTGTGTGTTTGGGCAATATGGCCGTCCATATTCTTGATCACTTTTTTAACTGGAAAACAATAGCACTCATAGCTGTTATTCCCCATATATTAGCActggttataattttaacatggCCTGAAAGTCCATTTTGGCTTGCATCCAAGCGACGGTTTGAAGAAAgtcaaaaatcattttattggtTGAGAGGAAACAATAAGAGAGCTATCCTAGAAATGGAAGACTTACTAAGaacacaaaaagaaaaattgtcGCAATATCCTGAACATGTGGATAACTCTAACATGATTATGGACTTTATAAGGAAATTTAAAGACAGAAGTTTTGTCAAACCACTCATCATAGTTTGTTTCGCCGGACTTTTACTGGAATCCTGTGGAAGACACATTTTTCCAGCATTCGCTATGCAAATAATTGGAGAAATTACCTCGGATAAATCTCAATCTTTCTACTATACTCTGGGTATGGATACAATCATCACAGCAAGTGCTTTATTTTCATCATACCTCGTGAAAATCATGAAAAGGAGAACACTTCTTTTGGGCAGTGGTTTCATAGcactatttgttttgttttgtgtgtgtttgtatatGCTACTGTCAGCCAAAGGTATTGTTTCGAATGAAAGGACTTGGATTCCTATTTTACTATTCACTGCGTATTTTATTCTGTCTAATTTAGGATGTACACCGATTCCGTTGGCATTATTGGGTGAAATTTTTCCTCTAGCTCATAGAGGGGCCGGTTCTTGCGTCTCCGGTTTTATTTTGTGCATTTATCTTATGATGGCCATGCAAGCCTCTTCATATTTGTTGGTTACTGTGCAAGTATACGGCACTTTTGCAGTTTTTGGTTTATTAATGGGAATATCGCTGATCGCTCTTTATGTGATACTTCCTGAGACCAAGGACCGAACTTTGCAACAGATCGAACACTACTTCCAAACCGGAAAATTCAGACATGATAACCTTGGGATAGATGAAGTCAATATGAAAATGCTTTCATCATAG